The following coding sequences lie in one Pontibacter sp. G13 genomic window:
- a CDS encoding OmpH family outer membrane protein — protein sequence MRLKALIAFLLVGLGCATPNFSQAQVKIGYVNMEAVLVYMPETKSMNQQLQTMQGKLAEDLQTRQVYLQTKAQDYQAAMQSPNPPSDSERQALEKELQELDAEIRKKAAESDEKLMAKRADLMAPISEKIQRELKALAEAEGYSHILNTTDGSGMSIVLHGPEEDELTLKLMTRLGIKIPENQ from the coding sequence ATGAGGTTGAAAGCTTTAATCGCCTTTCTGTTGGTAGGACTGGGATGTGCTACACCAAACTTTTCTCAGGCTCAGGTTAAGATCGGATACGTGAACATGGAGGCGGTCTTGGTTTATATGCCTGAAACTAAATCTATGAACCAGCAGCTTCAAACCATGCAAGGTAAGCTCGCTGAAGATCTGCAGACTCGCCAAGTTTACTTGCAGACCAAAGCTCAAGACTATCAGGCTGCCATGCAATCTCCTAATCCTCCTAGCGACTCCGAGCGCCAAGCTTTGGAAAAAGAATTGCAGGAGTTGGATGCGGAAATCCGTAAGAAAGCTGCAGAGTCTGACGAAAAGTTGATGGCTAAGCGTGCTGACTTGATGGCACCTATCTCCGAGAAAATCCAGCGTGAGTTGAAGGCCTTGGCTGAAGCAGAAGGATATTCTCACATCCTCAACACCACCGACGGTTCCGGAATGAGCATCGTTCTTCACGGACCAGAAGAGGACGAGTTGACCCTGAAATTGATGACTCGCTTGGGCATCAAAATCCCTGAAAACCAATAG
- a CDS encoding NAD(P)/FAD-dependent oxidoreductase, with the protein MKVVVPNSNLPRVLIIGGGFGGLAVANALRNKPFQVVLIDRHNYHTFQPLLYQVATGGLEADSIAFPIRKIFNTHDNIVFRVANVTGIDPEGKRVETDLGALTYDYLVLATGSTTNFFGMKDVEEYACGMKTVVESLDLRHLILQNFEDAHQDLDPLERDQLTNFVVVGGGPTGVETAGALAELKRNVLPHDYPELDLRQMEIHLIEAGDRLLAGMSDKSSEEAKDTLERLGVNLMLNTQVTGYDGKTVTTNKSAKGIVAATVIWAAGIKGVVPDGIEDTSIGRGNRLQVDEFNRVKGYEDVFAIGDVASMSTEAYPNGHPQVAPAAMQMGERVGRNIIRLVKGAPLKPFEYFDKGSMATIGRNRAVVDFRKIHMKGWIAWVTWMFVHLLFLIGFRNRAVVFVNWVWSYFTYDKGVRLIIRPYKRKVELDHLDPVATP; encoded by the coding sequence ATGAAAGTTGTTGTCCCAAACAGCAATCTTCCTAGAGTTCTGATTATCGGGGGAGGTTTCGGAGGCCTTGCAGTAGCCAATGCACTTCGGAACAAACCTTTTCAAGTGGTCTTGATCGACCGCCATAATTACCACACGTTCCAACCCCTGCTCTATCAAGTGGCTACGGGAGGCCTAGAAGCAGACTCCATCGCGTTTCCCATCCGCAAAATCTTCAATACGCACGACAACATTGTTTTTCGAGTTGCCAATGTAACGGGCATTGATCCAGAAGGCAAACGGGTAGAAACAGATCTCGGTGCATTGACATATGACTATCTCGTGCTTGCCACGGGCTCTACGACCAATTTCTTCGGGATGAAGGATGTAGAGGAATACGCCTGCGGAATGAAGACAGTGGTAGAATCTTTGGATTTGAGGCACTTAATTCTCCAGAACTTTGAAGACGCACACCAAGATCTAGATCCACTGGAAAGAGATCAGTTGACCAATTTTGTGGTTGTTGGAGGCGGGCCCACAGGAGTCGAGACTGCTGGCGCTCTTGCCGAGTTGAAGCGAAATGTTCTTCCGCACGATTATCCCGAGTTGGACCTCCGACAAATGGAGATTCACCTCATCGAGGCTGGAGACCGATTACTCGCGGGAATGAGCGACAAATCTTCTGAAGAAGCCAAAGACACTCTGGAGAGACTGGGGGTCAACCTCATGCTCAACACTCAAGTGACCGGATATGATGGCAAAACCGTCACTACTAACAAATCCGCAAAAGGAATCGTAGCCGCTACAGTTATTTGGGCGGCAGGCATCAAGGGAGTTGTACCTGATGGAATCGAAGACACTTCTATCGGACGTGGCAATCGCCTCCAAGTAGATGAATTCAACCGAGTGAAAGGCTACGAAGATGTATTTGCCATTGGTGATGTTGCGAGCATGTCCACCGAAGCCTATCCCAATGGACACCCACAAGTCGCGCCTGCGGCCATGCAAATGGGCGAACGAGTTGGCAGAAATATCATCAGGCTTGTCAAAGGTGCCCCACTTAAGCCATTCGAATATTTTGACAAAGGATCTATGGCGACCATTGGGCGGAACAGGGCTGTGGTGGATTTCAGGAAAATTCACATGAAGGGATGGATCGCATGGGTCACATGGATGTTTGTGCACTTGCTATTCCTCATCGGATTCCGAAACCGTGCGGTGGTTTTCGTGAACTGGGTGTGGAGTTACTTCACCTACGATAAAGGCGTCCGCCTCATTATTCGCCCGTACAAACGCAAAGTAGAATTGGATCATCTCGATCCGGTCGCAACCCCTTGA
- a CDS encoding NAD(P)H-dependent oxidoreductase — translation MQIAIILGSIRTGRQSHKIAKFLVRMLQDRPDVEPILLDLAEYDLPLYRERWAEQDPPTPVLASFSQVLKSADALLFISPEYHGSYSGVLKNAVDHFWGEFKQKPIGVVATGSGRFGGINASTEMQQLVLSIGAYPIPQKLLVPFVDRVFDEQGNPTDERLTQQVHDFLQAFLWFSNAIASAKLATPK, via the coding sequence ATGCAAATAGCCATCATTCTGGGGAGTATCCGTACCGGACGGCAATCTCATAAAATTGCCAAATTTCTTGTAAGGATGCTTCAGGACCGACCTGATGTTGAACCCATTCTGCTGGATTTGGCAGAATACGACCTCCCGCTTTACCGAGAACGCTGGGCCGAGCAAGACCCGCCAACTCCGGTTCTGGCATCTTTCAGCCAAGTATTGAAGTCAGCCGATGCCTTGCTATTCATCTCTCCCGAATATCATGGCAGCTACTCGGGAGTCCTCAAAAACGCGGTAGACCATTTTTGGGGCGAATTCAAGCAAAAACCCATCGGGGTAGTGGCTACCGGCAGCGGGCGATTTGGGGGAATAAACGCCTCAACCGAAATGCAACAATTGGTCTTGTCTATTGGGGCTTATCCTATTCCTCAAAAACTGCTCGTACCTTTCGTAGATCGTGTTTTTGATGAACAAGGTAATCCTACAGATGAGCGATTGACCCAGCAAGTTCACGATTTCCTTCAGGCATTCCTCTGGTTCAGCAATGCCATCGCATCTGCCAAGCTAGCGACACCCAAATAA
- a CDS encoding OmpH family outer membrane protein, with translation MMKTILSLMMALFLSVGAAMAQKVAYVDTKYIMEQIPDYQTAQEEVDRISQKWQQELEQMYQEIERLYREFQTQEVLLPEDVKRERQEEIFAKEREAKEFREKKFGYNGELFTLQDTKVRPIQDKVFKSIEAVAKRRRFDIVLDKAGEVTLVYTNAQYDLSDLVLEDMGIDMEGEGE, from the coding sequence ATGATGAAGACTATTCTTTCCCTGATGATGGCGCTTTTCTTGAGCGTCGGAGCCGCAATGGCACAAAAGGTCGCTTACGTCGACACCAAATACATCATGGAACAAATTCCCGACTACCAGACTGCTCAAGAAGAAGTAGACCGCATTTCTCAAAAATGGCAGCAGGAGTTGGAGCAAATGTATCAGGAAATCGAGCGCCTATACCGTGAGTTCCAAACTCAGGAAGTACTCCTTCCCGAAGATGTAAAACGCGAGCGCCAAGAAGAGATTTTTGCCAAAGAGCGGGAAGCCAAGGAATTCCGAGAAAAGAAGTTCGGATACAATGGCGAGCTCTTCACATTGCAAGACACCAAGGTGCGTCCCATTCAGGATAAGGTATTCAAATCCATCGAGGCGGTAGCCAAAAGACGACGTTTTGATATCGTGTTGGATAAGGCCGGCGAGGTGACCTTGGTTTACACCAATGCCCAATACGACCTGAGCGATCTCGTACTAGAAGACATGGGGATTGACATGGAAGGTGAGGGAGAATAA
- a CDS encoding ferredoxin--NADP reductase yields MSIHFAPLVIDEIKDETPDAYTVYFRQPESGPFHYEPGQYLTFRMSIDGAEIRRSYSLSSSPTQDDRLSVTIKRVEDGRASNFIRDHLKAGDVLESYPPMGHFKVTVDPSHSKHYILIGAGSGITPLYSILRTVLAHEPESKVTLWYGSRNEDSIIFADELVELGQTYGERLHVLHSLSQPTAEWKGYKGRLDADRIYDLVSDLFMKDEHRKEYFVCGPNGLMEAAEKALEKHAVNPNDIYHEYYSAPTPSEADVAKQYAGTEGEEDEPELNGHVVSDGEQEYEIVKRTVKVIIDNQPHELEVNPEQYVLDSAIAANLDPPYACQTGICTTCRAMLNEGVVSMDETEGLSREEIEAGFVLTCQCHPLTENVELEFK; encoded by the coding sequence ATGAGCATTCACTTCGCCCCACTTGTCATAGATGAAATCAAAGACGAGACACCGGATGCCTACACGGTGTACTTTCGTCAACCTGAATCTGGGCCATTTCATTATGAGCCCGGTCAGTACCTCACTTTTCGAATGTCGATCGATGGAGCCGAGATCCGCAGGTCCTACTCTCTGTCAAGTTCTCCGACCCAAGATGACCGCCTGAGCGTGACGATCAAGCGGGTCGAAGATGGACGCGCCTCGAACTTTATCAGAGACCATCTCAAAGCTGGAGATGTCTTGGAAAGTTACCCACCAATGGGGCATTTCAAGGTAACCGTCGACCCTAGTCACTCCAAGCACTATATTCTGATTGGCGCAGGTAGTGGGATCACTCCGCTTTATTCCATTCTGCGGACTGTATTGGCACATGAGCCTGAAAGCAAGGTGACGCTTTGGTACGGTAGCCGAAATGAGGACTCTATCATCTTTGCGGATGAATTGGTGGAACTGGGTCAAACCTATGGGGAGCGCTTGCATGTCCTGCATTCTCTGAGCCAGCCAACAGCCGAATGGAAAGGATACAAAGGCCGCCTGGATGCTGATCGAATCTATGATCTGGTTTCAGATTTGTTCATGAAGGACGAGCATCGAAAAGAATACTTCGTTTGTGGACCGAATGGACTCATGGAAGCAGCCGAGAAAGCCCTCGAAAAGCACGCCGTCAATCCCAATGATATTTATCACGAATACTATTCTGCTCCGACTCCTTCAGAAGCGGATGTAGCGAAGCAGTACGCGGGGACAGAGGGTGAGGAGGATGAGCCTGAACTCAATGGGCATGTTGTGTCTGATGGAGAGCAGGAATACGAGATCGTCAAGCGTACCGTCAAGGTGATCATCGACAATCAGCCACACGAGCTTGAAGTCAATCCTGAACAGTATGTGCTCGATTCCGCCATTGCAGCTAACCTTGATCCTCCATATGCCTGTCAGACGGGCATCTGTACGACTTGTCGGGCGATGTTGAATGAAGGGGTGGTCTCTATGGATGAAACGGAAGGGCTAAGTCGTGAAGAGATTGAGGCTGGATTTGTCCTGACCTGCCAATGTCATCCATTGACCGAAAATGTAGAGCTGGAATTCAAATAG